In Bicyclus anynana chromosome 22, ilBicAnyn1.1, whole genome shotgun sequence, the following proteins share a genomic window:
- the LOC112057698 gene encoding proclotting enzyme: protein MASTIRLGKCCIFMVVGILYLTVIAKCQHPAHTVSFVQPNQLSYPYIQSGHPPWHQFTSPRKRSPDIQQYYNGPYNQQYNQYSYNQRPYQHPETLQTYPQAYDTRPSIDLINTESRNTQNDGRLLSQSAFTRISETLGAINTVGHYLIDIVNENDRNESDPNLQQLPQALYTISKNVLGRNVTDKIAPIVKKALPKVLPDAPITRIATGDLDRNDAKACTTPEGEEGICEDLSNCPQLLLNLVNLRESLCFKDLFVPGVCCPRDAVVPATQAVEKPIVSTTSKPTYLIPVTTQRPIPKPTTTKKPSAILVLTTKRPKPTITTTPRPTTTVPTTTTTRIPSTTSYYTLPPPFIANYSTVVDVNDCGQREDEGGRIVGGTESKPGAWPWMAAIYLHGSKRREFWCGGTLVGRRHVLTAAHCTRDSKQRPFPARQFSVRLGDVDLSRDDEPSRPITLRVSAVRAHDQFSRVGYYNDIAVLVLAENVHKSKYVIPICLPHGELSRQQFDGSVATVVGWGTTRYGGGESSRQLEAKLPVWRNEDCDRAYFQPITDTFLCAGYPRGGVDACQGDSGGPLMLLANGRWTQIGVVSFGNKCGEPGYPGVYTRVTQYLSWLQQNLV, encoded by the exons GTATTCTATATCTAACTGTAATTGCAAAATGTCAGCACCCAGCTCACACGG TATCATTCGTGCAGCCGAATCAACTTTCATATCCATATATCCAATCGGGTCATCCACCGTGGCATCAGTTCACATCCCCGCGGAAAAGATCACCTGACATTCAACAATACTATAATGGTCCATACAATCAACAATACAACCAATATTCGTACAACCAAAGACCCTATCAACATCCAGAGACACTCCAAACGTACCCTCAAGCCTATGACACGAGGCCATCTATCGATTTAATAAACACAGAGTCGAGGAACACCCAAAACGACGGAAGACTTCTATCACAATCTGCTTTTACAAGAATATCTGAAACTTTAGGAGCCATTAACACTGTTGGTCATTACTTGATTGATATAGTAAATGAGAACGATAGAAATGAATCTGACCCAAACTTGCAACAACTACCACAAGCGTTGTATACAATAAGCAAGAACGTTTTAGGAAGGAACGTGACAGATAAAATTGCGCCTATAGTCAAGAAAGCGTTGCCTAAAGTTTTACCTGATGCACCGATTACGAGAATAGCAACAGGTGACTTGGATAGAAATGACGCTAAAGCTTGTACAACACCAGAAGGAGAGGAAGGCATTTGCGAGGATCTGAGCAACTGTCCGCAACTGCTCCTTAACCTAGTAAATCTTCGTGAATCACTATGTTTTAAGGATTTATTCGTGCCTGGAGTGTGTTGTCCTCGAGATGCTGTAGTTCCAGCTACACAGGCTGTTGAGAAGCCAATTGTATCTACAACCAGCAAACCGACATATTTGATTCCTGTTACAACGCAACGGCCTATTCCAAAACCTACAACAACAAAGAAACCGTCTGCTATCCTAGTTTTGACCACTAAAAGGCCAAAGCCCACAATCACTACTACTCCTAGGCCTACCACTACAGTACCTACAACAACGACTACAAGAATACCTTCAACGACTAGCTACTATACGTTGCCACCTCCTTTCATCGCGAACTACTCCACGGTTGTTGATGTAAAtg actGTGGGCAGAGAGAAGACGAAGGTGGCAGAATAGTGGGCGGTACGGAGTCTAAGCCTGGCGCGTGGCCATGGATGGCTGCTATATACCTGCACGGCAGCAAGCGACGCGAGTTCTGGTGCGGAGGTACCCTGGTCGGCAGGAGACATGTCTTGACTGCTGCACATTGCACGCGGGACTCCAAGCAGAGGCC CTTCCCAGCGCGTCAGTTCAGTGTACGTCTGGGAGACGTGGACCTGTCACGAGACGACGAGCCGTCCCGCCCCATCACCCTGCGTGTGAGCGCCGTGCGAGCTCACGACCAGTTCTCCAGGGTTGGCTACTACAATGATATTGCTGTGCTAGTGTTGGCTG AAAACGTCCACAAATCAAAATACGTGATACCAATCTGCCTACCACACGGGGAGCTATCAAGACAGCAGTTTGACGGCTCAGTAGCTACCGTGGTAGGATGGGGCACCACGAGATACGGTGGTGGAGAGAGCTCAAGACAGTTGGAAGCAAAGCTGCCTGTATGGAGGAACGAGGACTGTGACAGAGCATACTTCCAACCAATTACTGACACTTTCCTATGTGCTGGATATCCTAGGGGAGGTGTTGATGCTTGTCAG GGAGACTCCGGTGGTCCTCTCATGTTACTCGCCAACGGTCGCTGGACGCAGATCGGTGTAGTTTCGTTCGGAAACAAGTGCGGCGAGCCGGGGTACCCGGGCGTCTATACCCGGGTCACGCAGTATCTGAGCTGGCTGCAACAAAacttagtttaa